In Deltaproteobacteria bacterium, a genomic segment contains:
- a CDS encoding glycosyltransferase family 9 protein, whose protein sequence is MSAASRRRGVERILIVNLTRFGDLLQTSPAIAALRRRHPAAAITLMAEKSFADVCDDIPGIDRVYRVELDRLGNLMLEGGEHLLAAYRYVEQVIGELRAERFDLALNYSSSRMSAVFMGLLRIPDVRGWSMTPDGLRVIRHPWARLFATMCLNRRVAPFNLVDYYCAMTDELPDARRLRYEVRPAADAKAAALLAEHGIGAADRFVAMQLGASRAIRQWPEASFATLGGALAAAGLRVVVIGGGGDRALGDRVVAAVGAAAINTCGRTGVGELGALLRRAAALITGDTGPMHMAVAVGTPVVGLFFGPASPFDTGPYAADHVVVHTGAPCAPCDHNVTCLAPFCRDELLPDAIAAVALARIGEDWAGLEAIAGTMLPARIYRTGFDATGRFTATPLGAPPRRREDALRDAYRATFAHVLGGAPLPPPAAAPLDLGPFVALATLARDGLVQAGTLAKLARAEQPRIAELERLGRELEVLDRAIKEHGAMHPDTTVLTQMFVFGKENLEGDDVATLAVETARLYRDLARGADTMTALLGAAATKEHTDDARLHQ, encoded by the coding sequence GTGAGCGCCGCGAGCCGCCGGCGCGGCGTCGAGCGGATCCTGATCGTCAACCTCACGCGCTTCGGCGATCTGCTGCAGACGTCGCCGGCGATCGCGGCGCTCCGGCGGCGGCATCCCGCGGCCGCGATCACGCTCATGGCCGAGAAGAGCTTCGCCGACGTCTGCGACGACATTCCCGGGATCGACCGGGTGTACCGCGTCGAGCTCGACCGGCTCGGGAACCTCATGCTCGAGGGCGGGGAGCACCTCCTCGCGGCGTATCGGTACGTCGAGCAGGTGATCGGGGAGCTCCGCGCCGAGCGCTTCGACCTGGCGCTCAACTACTCGAGCTCGCGGATGAGCGCCGTCTTCATGGGGCTCCTCCGCATTCCCGACGTGCGCGGCTGGTCGATGACGCCCGACGGGCTGCGCGTGATCCGCCACCCCTGGGCGCGGCTGTTCGCGACGATGTGCCTGAACCGCCGCGTCGCGCCCTTCAACCTGGTCGACTACTACTGTGCGATGACCGACGAGCTCCCGGATGCCCGCCGGCTGCGGTACGAGGTGCGGCCCGCGGCCGACGCGAAGGCGGCGGCGCTGCTCGCCGAGCACGGCATCGGAGCCGCCGACCGCTTCGTCGCCATGCAGCTCGGCGCGAGCCGCGCCATCCGGCAATGGCCGGAAGCCTCGTTCGCGACGCTCGGCGGCGCGCTCGCCGCGGCGGGGCTCCGCGTGGTCGTGATCGGCGGCGGCGGCGACCGCGCCCTCGGCGACCGCGTCGTCGCGGCGGTCGGCGCGGCCGCGATCAACACCTGCGGACGGACGGGCGTCGGCGAGCTCGGCGCGCTGCTCCGGCGCGCGGCGGCCCTGATCACGGGCGACACCGGCCCCATGCACATGGCGGTCGCGGTCGGGACGCCGGTGGTGGGGCTCTTCTTCGGGCCGGCGTCGCCATTCGATACGGGGCCGTACGCCGCCGACCACGTCGTCGTCCACACCGGCGCGCCGTGCGCCCCCTGCGATCACAACGTCACCTGTCTCGCGCCGTTCTGCCGCGACGAGCTCTTGCCGGACGCGATCGCCGCGGTCGCGCTGGCGCGGATCGGCGAGGACTGGGCGGGCCTCGAAGCGATCGCCGGAACGATGCTGCCGGCGCGGATCTATCGGACGGGTTTCGACGCGACGGGACGATTCACGGCGACGCCGCTCGGCGCGCCGCCGCGGCGGCGTGAGGACGCGCTCCGCGACGCGTACCGCGCGACCTTCGCGCACGTGCTCGGGGGCGCGCCGCTGCCGCCGCCGGCGGCGGCGCCGCTCGACCTCGGCCCGTTCGTCGCGCTCGCGACGCTCGCCCGCGACGGGCTCGTCCAGGCGGGAACGCTCGCCAAGCTCGCGCGCGCCGAGCAGCCGCGCATCGCGGAGCTCGAGCGGCTCGGCCGCGAGCTCGAGGTGCTGGACCGCGCGATCAAGGAGCACGGCGCCATGCACCCGGACACGACCGTCCTCACGCAGATGTTCGTCTTCGGCAAGGAGAACCTCGAGGGCGACGACGTCGCGACGCTGGCGGTCGAGACGGCGCGCCTCTATCGGGATCTGGCCCGCGGCGCGGACACCATGACGGCGCTCCTCGGCGCCGCTGCAACCAAGGAGCACACGGACGATGCACGTCTTCATCAATGA
- a CDS encoding glycosyltransferase, with product MSELRSENVAVVAARWPALARRLATTAVPATHVVAATPKGEPTLAVAGAPLHHLVDPVGDGERWARGVVDRLEAVAATRVVVVGCGLGYHLEALAARFAGGIVVVEPDLAVLRTALATRDLAALLGRVELAIAADDGPDAAAGERTLVVAHAPALLVPDGAPVSGAAYRRALQAWQARAARSGLRLKVLVATPLYGGSWPIAGYAARALGELGHDAHLLDLAPFHDAFQGLTRFGARRAQRRVLEAGFCDVMAAGIAAAVDALEPDLVLALAQAPLNASALEAIGRRGVLRALWFVEDYRVMTYWRELARHYDYVFTIQTEPCLDAMAQVTDARLAYLPCGFDPRVHRPLVLDAAEQAELGSDVSFVGAGYRNRRLAFRRFLDLDFKIWGNDWDGAADLARVLQRSGARVDTEDAVRIFNASKINVNLHSSTYHEGVDPRGDFVNPRTFELAGAGAFQLVDRRALLPPLFAEGRELAVVDSAAGLRAAAEHYLAHEDDRLALAGRARQRALAEHTYARRMEDLLAAVIGPAQERLLGKRRTATVADVAPSAAGGLTEFLGRFDPHTPFAIDRLAASLATREGALSEAEAIFLFLHQFDELYLREQRL from the coding sequence GTGAGCGAGCTCCGCAGCGAGAACGTGGCGGTGGTGGCGGCGCGGTGGCCCGCGCTCGCGCGCCGTCTTGCCACGACCGCGGTGCCCGCGACGCACGTGGTCGCCGCGACGCCGAAGGGAGAGCCGACCCTCGCCGTCGCCGGCGCGCCGTTGCATCATCTCGTCGACCCCGTCGGCGACGGCGAGCGCTGGGCGCGCGGCGTCGTGGACCGGCTCGAGGCCGTCGCCGCGACGCGTGTGGTCGTCGTCGGTTGCGGGCTCGGCTACCACCTCGAGGCGCTCGCCGCGCGCTTCGCGGGCGGCATCGTCGTCGTCGAGCCGGACCTCGCGGTTCTGCGCACGGCGCTCGCGACGCGCGACCTCGCCGCGCTCCTCGGGCGCGTCGAGCTCGCGATCGCCGCCGACGACGGGCCCGACGCGGCCGCAGGCGAGCGGACGCTGGTCGTCGCGCACGCGCCCGCGTTGCTCGTGCCGGACGGGGCGCCCGTCTCCGGCGCCGCGTATCGGCGCGCGCTCCAGGCCTGGCAGGCGCGGGCGGCGCGCAGCGGGCTCCGCTTGAAGGTGCTGGTCGCGACCCCGCTCTACGGCGGCTCGTGGCCGATCGCCGGCTACGCCGCGCGCGCGCTCGGCGAGCTCGGCCACGACGCCCACCTGCTCGACCTCGCGCCGTTCCACGACGCGTTCCAGGGGCTCACGCGCTTCGGGGCGCGACGCGCGCAGCGGCGCGTGCTCGAAGCGGGCTTCTGTGACGTGATGGCCGCCGGCATCGCGGCGGCCGTCGACGCGCTCGAGCCGGACCTCGTCCTGGCGCTCGCGCAGGCGCCCCTCAACGCCTCCGCCCTCGAGGCGATCGGCAGGCGCGGCGTGCTGCGCGCGCTCTGGTTCGTCGAGGACTACCGGGTGATGACCTACTGGCGCGAGCTCGCGCGCCACTACGACTACGTCTTCACGATCCAGACCGAGCCGTGCCTCGACGCGATGGCGCAGGTGACCGACGCCCGGCTCGCCTATCTGCCGTGCGGCTTCGATCCGCGGGTCCACCGCCCGCTCGTGCTCGACGCGGCGGAGCAGGCCGAGCTCGGCAGCGACGTCTCGTTCGTCGGGGCGGGCTATCGCAACCGTCGCCTCGCGTTTCGCCGCTTCCTCGACCTCGACTTCAAGATCTGGGGCAACGACTGGGACGGCGCCGCCGACCTCGCGCGCGTCCTGCAGCGGAGCGGCGCCCGCGTCGACACCGAGGACGCGGTGCGCATCTTCAACGCCAGCAAGATCAACGTGAACCTGCACTCGTCGACCTACCACGAGGGGGTCGACCCACGCGGCGACTTCGTGAACCCGCGCACCTTCGAGCTCGCCGGCGCCGGCGCGTTCCAGCTCGTCGACCGCCGCGCGCTCCTGCCGCCGCTGTTCGCGGAGGGCCGCGAGCTCGCCGTCGTCGACAGCGCGGCCGGGCTCCGCGCGGCGGCCGAGCACTACCTCGCGCACGAGGACGATCGGCTCGCGCTCGCCGGCCGCGCGCGGCAGCGCGCGCTCGCCGAGCACACCTACGCGCGCCGCATGGAAGACCTCCTCGCGGCGGTGATCGGCCCGGCCCAGGAGCGGCTACTCGGCAAGCGTCGCACCGCGACCGTCGCCGACGTCGCGCCGAGCGCCGCGGGCGGTCTCACGGAGTTCCTCGGACGCTTCGACCCGCACACCCCCTTCGCGATCGACCGCCTGGCCGCGAGCCTCGCGACGCGCGAGGGCGCGCTCAGCGAGGCGGAGGCGATCTTCCTCTTCCTGCACCAGTTCGACGAGCTCTACCTCCGGGAGCAGCGCCTGTGA
- a CDS encoding methyltransferase domain-containing protein yields the protein MLEGAIRWIRRHVLASGGIAVSSQQRVAYPEVTGYYVPTLLALGERDLARAFSDWLVAVQRGDGSFGGPGMDESFAFDTGQVVRGWVAMLPTHPALERPLRRACDWLVASGDAATGRLAAPAPGAAWSLGPRGEVSEAIHLYALAPLAAAGDLLGEARYRRFAERGRDWHLRHLECTRFEAPHHLTHFYAYVQEALVELGCHDEARRGMADVARWQQENGAIPAYSDVPWVCATGIAQLAQVWFRLGEPARAERALAFLAALQNPGGGFFGSYGVGAAYFPDQEPSWGVKYAIEAEQCRIASHFDATVGEYRPDIAEHDGRVRAVLAAFGDLGAKRVLDAGAGKGRYAALVKRTHPSAEVTALDVSAEMLRHVPPGIATVQHSLLDMPFPDGRFDAVLCVEALEHAVRIPEAVRELVRVLAPGGTLVVIDKNKAKLGALAMPSWERWFDAGELTTLLSSLGLDVEAASVGYDGRAADGLFLCWTARKPRTVHSSTPCDVAVGAAL from the coding sequence ATGCTGGAGGGGGCGATCCGCTGGATTCGACGGCACGTGCTCGCGAGCGGCGGGATCGCCGTCTCGTCGCAGCAACGGGTCGCGTACCCCGAGGTGACCGGCTACTACGTGCCGACGCTGCTCGCGCTCGGCGAGCGCGACCTCGCGCGCGCCTTCTCCGACTGGCTCGTCGCGGTCCAGCGCGGCGACGGGTCCTTCGGCGGCCCGGGCATGGACGAGAGCTTCGCGTTCGACACGGGCCAGGTGGTGCGCGGCTGGGTCGCGATGCTGCCGACCCACCCCGCGCTCGAACGGCCGCTCCGCCGCGCCTGCGACTGGCTCGTCGCCTCGGGGGACGCCGCGACCGGGCGGCTCGCGGCGCCGGCGCCGGGCGCCGCGTGGAGCCTCGGACCGCGCGGCGAGGTGTCGGAAGCCATCCATCTCTACGCGCTGGCTCCGCTCGCCGCGGCCGGCGACCTCCTCGGCGAGGCGCGGTATCGCCGCTTCGCGGAGCGCGGCCGCGACTGGCACCTCCGCCACCTCGAGTGCACCCGCTTCGAGGCGCCGCACCACCTCACGCACTTCTACGCCTACGTGCAGGAGGCGCTCGTCGAGCTCGGCTGTCACGACGAGGCCCGGCGCGGCATGGCCGACGTCGCGCGCTGGCAGCAGGAGAACGGCGCGATCCCGGCCTACAGCGACGTGCCGTGGGTGTGCGCGACCGGCATCGCGCAGCTCGCGCAGGTGTGGTTCCGGCTCGGCGAGCCCGCGCGCGCGGAACGCGCCCTCGCCTTCCTCGCGGCCCTGCAGAACCCCGGCGGCGGCTTCTTCGGCTCCTACGGAGTCGGCGCCGCCTACTTCCCCGACCAGGAGCCCTCGTGGGGCGTGAAGTACGCGATCGAGGCGGAGCAATGCCGGATCGCGAGCCACTTCGACGCGACCGTCGGGGAGTATCGTCCCGACATCGCCGAGCACGACGGCCGGGTCCGCGCGGTGCTGGCCGCGTTCGGCGACCTCGGCGCCAAGCGCGTGCTCGACGCTGGCGCCGGCAAGGGACGTTACGCGGCGCTCGTGAAGCGCACGCACCCGAGCGCCGAGGTCACCGCGCTCGACGTCTCGGCCGAGATGCTGCGCCACGTGCCGCCCGGCATCGCGACCGTCCAGCACAGCCTCCTCGACATGCCCTTTCCCGACGGCCGCTTCGACGCCGTGCTCTGCGTCGAGGCGCTGGAGCACGCGGTCCGCATCCCGGAGGCCGTCCGCGAGCTCGTCCGGGTGCTCGCGCCCGGCGGCACGCTCGTCGTCATCGACAAGAACAAAGCGAAGCTCGGCGCCCTCGCGATGCCGAGCTGGGAGCGCTGGTTCGACGCCGGAGAGCTGACGACGCTCCTCAGCTCGCTCGGCCTCGACGTCGAAGCCGCGTCCGTCGGCTACGACGGCCGCGCCGCCGACGGTCTCTTTCTCTGCTGGACGGCGCGGAAGCCCCGCACCGTCCACAGCTCCACGCCCTGCGACGTCGCGGTCGGGGCCGCGCTCTAG
- a CDS encoding glycosyltransferase: protein MEFNPAALEQKRSHLDAIHADPARLARVLRALLSDAPYELAPLPRPWEPGGGASLFRVTAAAATYFLKVKHLAVTIESKLECEAEFSPEPSLRNEQRLLQRFAGAPFVPVVHGYAEDGDHAFLLLEWLTPFETVAPTLGAAALAEAFRAVTAAVRALYTAGIVHTDLHEKNLMFRGATPVLVDFEEARELAQPVSFERSLDVVGRTDQGDVGAMPAAPGRIGGLTCLDRLHAIFAELVQPKLEALIASCNFDSSCPFLATLDHGRDERVYQTIQVPGLTIAGQRPADDPRVPMIAAVGARLFDRPYTHLDIGANIGMFNIAMARRPEVARSIGVEAHDTYVELARVLAFLSKVENAEFHCAVGGEDSLVERLAGRRVDLVTIYSVYHHIRNKERFLADLAALGPSYVMLEMASQPECYEGRTWESEVERIARALLMPYGEVLGQSDDYARPIVVLSRLPLPAKLLAAAPAAAPARVAPPAPGSSSPTPTVTAAAPSGVSAPSRTGAAPGAQHGTPTRVSGTPRVSIVLPVYNHLRFLPEAIQSVLAQTYTDFELVIVNDGSTDGTREYLDTLADPRLVVVHQENRRLPGALNTGFARARGELLTWTSADNHCAPLFLEALVGALDRFPEAGFAYAAFAWIDDESRITGVHRDQEVTVRSLLKQNPGIAAFLYRRACRDVVGDYDPALDGAEDWDMWLRIVERFPAVYVPEILYYYRLHGDSMTVKQREKVAAASRQVIRNAIERRGRLDIEELFPTLAACRDRGEAELYACAEFGTSLLQSPWAPPELAAAFLGAACSVRPEPVAVANYAIACARLGRFAEARHCLEQLRGVAHTDVRRLVVGLEAAASAERTDLALALAPFGIDKTGIELFERERAERRVYAPTDPERAGAVAPSAPATPLPASATPPPAATARPASAAPPPAASARPAPAANGGRRPTVSVIVPTHDRPDMLRTALRSILAQTYRDFEIVVVNDCGIDVQHVIEGLDHQGRVSYVRHAVNRGLAAARNSGLGVARGRFVAYLDDDDVFYPEHLATLVPLLEQRPEHLFYSDALRLVQVRDETGYRIVARDRPYSNDFDRARLLVSNQFPVLCAMHARSSWEAVGGFDESLTSHEDWDFWLRLSARFPFQHVASITADFTHRRDGSSMTSGMRPDFLRTAELIYDRTAADAAGRADVAQARARFLAELRAQVGAAGDARPTTAGGATADAAPGAFDCSIVLPVFNRAELTEQCLVELAAVTNGVTFEVIIVDNASSDRTPELCAALGGDVQIIRNAENLGFAAACNQGAGAARGRYVVFLNNDTIPLDGWLPALVRELDADPAVQVVGSKLLFADGTVQHAGVVFGRELPLPYHAFYHAPGTLPAVNKRREMQCVTGACMAVRRDAFLALGGFDENYRNGFEDVDFCLRVRAQGGRVVYQPASALYHLESQTPGRKAHDEANGKRFLERWASEWHHIGDEDTVLVPEGWCVRDVGRDDTKALTTITDLDDRRRWDAVARLQQALRTDDAATLHEMLTGRHDWPADAAVLRWVERLKRLLGIADAATAAHG, encoded by the coding sequence ATGGAATTCAATCCCGCTGCCCTCGAGCAGAAGCGTTCGCACCTCGACGCCATCCACGCCGACCCGGCGCGCCTCGCGCGCGTCCTGCGCGCCCTCCTCTCCGACGCACCCTACGAGCTCGCGCCGCTGCCGCGCCCGTGGGAGCCCGGCGGCGGCGCCTCGCTCTTTCGGGTGACGGCCGCGGCCGCGACCTACTTCCTCAAGGTGAAGCACCTCGCCGTCACCATCGAGAGCAAGCTCGAGTGCGAGGCCGAGTTCTCACCGGAGCCCTCGCTGCGGAACGAGCAGCGCCTCCTCCAGCGCTTTGCCGGCGCTCCCTTCGTGCCCGTGGTGCACGGCTATGCCGAGGACGGCGACCACGCGTTCCTCCTGCTCGAGTGGCTGACGCCCTTCGAGACCGTCGCGCCGACGCTCGGCGCCGCCGCGCTCGCCGAGGCCTTCCGCGCCGTGACGGCGGCGGTGCGGGCGCTCTACACGGCCGGGATCGTCCACACCGACCTGCACGAGAAGAACCTGATGTTCCGCGGCGCGACGCCCGTGCTCGTCGACTTCGAGGAGGCGCGCGAGCTCGCGCAGCCCGTGTCCTTCGAGCGCTCGCTCGACGTCGTCGGTCGCACCGACCAGGGCGACGTCGGCGCCATGCCCGCCGCGCCCGGGCGGATCGGCGGGCTCACCTGCCTCGACCGGCTGCACGCGATCTTCGCGGAGCTCGTGCAGCCGAAGCTCGAGGCCCTGATCGCGTCGTGCAACTTCGACTCCTCCTGCCCCTTCCTCGCGACGCTCGACCACGGCCGCGACGAGCGCGTCTACCAGACGATCCAGGTGCCGGGCCTCACCATCGCGGGCCAGCGTCCCGCCGACGACCCGCGCGTGCCGATGATCGCGGCGGTCGGCGCGCGGCTCTTCGACCGCCCGTACACCCACCTCGACATTGGTGCCAACATCGGAATGTTCAACATCGCGATGGCGCGCCGCCCGGAGGTGGCGCGGTCGATCGGGGTCGAGGCTCACGACACGTACGTCGAGCTCGCGCGGGTGCTCGCGTTCCTCTCCAAGGTGGAGAACGCCGAGTTCCACTGCGCCGTCGGCGGCGAGGACTCGCTGGTCGAGCGCCTCGCCGGCCGGCGGGTCGATCTGGTCACGATCTACTCGGTCTACCACCACATCCGGAACAAGGAGCGCTTCCTCGCCGACCTCGCCGCGCTCGGACCGTCGTACGTGATGCTCGAGATGGCGAGCCAGCCCGAGTGCTACGAGGGCCGCACGTGGGAATCGGAGGTCGAACGCATCGCGCGCGCCCTCTTGATGCCCTACGGCGAGGTGCTCGGACAGAGCGACGACTACGCGCGCCCGATCGTCGTGCTGTCGCGCCTGCCGCTGCCGGCGAAGCTCCTCGCGGCGGCGCCGGCCGCGGCGCCGGCGCGGGTCGCCCCGCCCGCGCCCGGATCATCGTCGCCGACGCCCACCGTCACCGCGGCGGCGCCGAGCGGCGTCTCCGCGCCGAGCCGTACCGGCGCCGCACCCGGGGCGCAGCACGGCACCCCGACCCGCGTTTCCGGTACGCCGCGGGTCTCGATCGTGCTGCCGGTCTACAACCACCTCCGCTTCCTCCCCGAGGCGATCCAGAGCGTCCTCGCCCAGACCTACACGGACTTCGAGCTCGTGATCGTGAACGACGGCTCGACCGACGGCACGCGGGAATACCTCGACACCCTCGCGGATCCCCGTCTCGTGGTCGTCCACCAGGAGAACCGCCGCCTGCCCGGCGCGCTCAACACCGGCTTCGCGCGCGCGCGCGGCGAGCTCCTCACCTGGACCTCGGCCGACAACCACTGCGCGCCGCTCTTCCTGGAGGCGCTGGTCGGCGCGCTCGACCGCTTCCCCGAAGCGGGCTTCGCCTACGCGGCCTTCGCGTGGATCGACGACGAGAGCCGCATCACCGGCGTCCACCGCGACCAGGAGGTCACGGTGCGCTCGCTGCTGAAGCAGAACCCCGGGATCGCCGCGTTCCTCTACCGGCGCGCCTGCCGCGACGTGGTCGGCGACTACGACCCGGCGCTCGACGGCGCCGAGGACTGGGACATGTGGCTCCGCATCGTCGAACGCTTCCCCGCGGTCTACGTGCCCGAGATCCTCTACTACTACCGGCTGCACGGCGACAGCATGACGGTGAAGCAGCGCGAGAAGGTCGCCGCCGCGAGCCGCCAGGTGATACGAAACGCGATCGAGCGGCGCGGCCGGCTCGACATCGAGGAGCTCTTCCCGACGCTCGCGGCCTGCCGCGACCGCGGCGAGGCCGAGCTCTACGCGTGCGCCGAGTTCGGCACGTCGCTCCTCCAGTCGCCGTGGGCGCCGCCCGAGCTCGCCGCCGCCTTCCTCGGCGCCGCCTGCTCGGTCCGTCCCGAGCCCGTCGCGGTCGCGAACTACGCGATCGCCTGCGCGCGCCTCGGACGCTTCGCCGAGGCGCGGCATTGCCTCGAGCAGCTTCGCGGCGTCGCCCACACCGACGTTCGGCGGCTCGTCGTCGGCCTCGAGGCCGCGGCGAGCGCCGAGCGCACCGACCTCGCGCTGGCGCTCGCGCCCTTCGGGATCGACAAGACAGGCATCGAGCTCTTCGAACGGGAGCGCGCCGAGCGGCGCGTCTACGCGCCGACCGATCCGGAGCGCGCCGGCGCCGTCGCACCGTCCGCGCCCGCGACGCCGCTTCCGGCATCCGCCACGCCGCCGCCGGCCGCAACCGCGCGGCCGGCATCCGCCGCGCCGCCGCCGGCCGCAAGCGCGCGGCCGGCGCCCGCCGCGAACGGCGGCCGCCGTCCGACCGTCTCCGTGATCGTGCCGACCCACGACCGCCCGGACATGCTCCGTACCGCGCTCCGGAGCATCCTCGCCCAGACCTATCGCGACTTCGAGATCGTGGTCGTGAACGACTGCGGCATCGACGTGCAGCACGTGATCGAAGGGCTCGATCATCAGGGTCGCGTCAGCTACGTCCGCCACGCCGTGAACCGCGGCCTCGCCGCGGCGCGCAACAGCGGGCTCGGCGTCGCCCGCGGTCGCTTCGTCGCCTACCTCGACGACGACGACGTCTTCTATCCCGAGCACCTCGCAACGCTGGTTCCACTGCTGGAGCAGCGGCCCGAGCACCTCTTCTACAGCGACGCGTTGCGGCTGGTGCAGGTGAGGGACGAGACCGGCTACCGGATCGTCGCGCGCGACCGGCCGTACTCGAACGACTTCGATCGCGCGCGGCTTCTCGTGAGCAACCAGTTTCCCGTGCTCTGCGCGATGCACGCCCGCAGCTCCTGGGAAGCCGTCGGCGGCTTCGACGAGTCGCTGACGTCGCACGAAGATTGGGACTTCTGGCTCCGGCTCTCGGCCCGCTTCCCGTTCCAGCACGTCGCCAGCATCACGGCCGACTTCACGCACCGCCGCGACGGCTCGTCGATGACGAGCGGCATGCGCCCCGACTTCCTGCGGACCGCCGAGCTCATCTACGACCGGACGGCCGCCGACGCGGCCGGCCGCGCCGACGTCGCGCAGGCACGCGCCCGCTTCCTCGCCGAGCTCCGGGCGCAGGTCGGCGCGGCGGGCGACGCGCGTCCGACGACGGCCGGCGGCGCGACCGCCGACGCCGCCCCCGGAGCCTTCGACTGCTCGATCGTCCTGCCGGTCTTCAATCGCGCCGAGCTGACCGAGCAATGCCTCGTCGAGCTCGCCGCCGTGACGAACGGCGTCACCTTCGAGGTGATCATCGTCGACAACGCGTCGAGCGACCGGACGCCCGAGCTCTGCGCCGCGCTCGGCGGCGACGTGCAGATCATCCGCAACGCCGAGAACCTCGGCTTCGCCGCCGCGTGCAACCAGGGCGCAGGGGCGGCGCGCGGGCGCTACGTCGTCTTCCTCAACAACGACACGATCCCCCTCGACGGCTGGCTCCCGGCGCTCGTCCGCGAGCTCGACGCCGACCCGGCGGTACAGGTCGTGGGCAGCAAGCTGCTCTTCGCCGACGGCACCGTGCAGCACGCGGGCGTCGTCTTCGGGCGCGAGCTGCCGCTGCCCTACCACGCGTTCTACCACGCGCCCGGGACGCTTCCGGCCGTGAACAAACGGCGCGAGATGCAGTGCGTGACCGGGGCCTGCATGGCCGTCCGCCGCGACGCGTTCCTGGCGCTCGGCGGCTTCGACGAGAACTACCGCAACGGCTTCGAGGACGTCGACTTCTGCCTGCGCGTGCGGGCGCAGGGCGGTCGCGTCGTCTACCAGCCCGCGAGCGCGCTCTACCACCTCGAGAGCCAGACCCCGGGCCGCAAGGCCCACGACGAGGCGAACGGCAAGCGGTTCCTGGAGCGCTGGGCTTCCGAGTGGCACCACATCGGCGACGAGGACACGGTGCTCGTCCCGGAGGGTTGGTGCGTCCGCGACGTCGGCCGCGACGACACCAAGGCGCTCACCACGATCACCGACCTCGATGATCGCCGGCGCTGGGACGCGGTCGCGCGCCTACAGCAGGCGCTGCGCACCGACGATGCCGCGACGCTCCACGAGATGCTGACCGGCCGGCACGATTGGCCGGCCGACGCGGCGGTCCTCCGCTGGGTGGAGCGGCTGAAGCGGCTCCTCGGCATCGCCGACGCCGCGACGGCCGCGCACGGCTGA
- the fliS gene encoding flagellar export chaperone FliS: MISAQTSARQYQQAQFQTVDRGRLLLMMFDGGDRFLAQAEQRLQGGDVPGFAQALSRAQAVIAELLATLDHKRGGEIARNLDRLYRFMLDHLMEANLGKSARHVLQVRRVFGIIGGAYREVLRNGTPEFDVA, from the coding sequence ATGATCTCGGCGCAGACCTCCGCCCGCCAGTACCAGCAGGCCCAGTTCCAGACCGTCGACCGGGGCCGGCTCCTCCTCATGATGTTCGACGGCGGCGACCGTTTCCTCGCGCAGGCCGAGCAGCGGCTCCAGGGCGGCGACGTCCCGGGCTTCGCGCAGGCGCTCAGCCGCGCCCAGGCCGTCATCGCCGAGCTCCTGGCCACCCTCGACCACAAGCGCGGCGGCGAGATCGCCCGCAACCTCGACCGGCTCTATCGCTTCATGCTCGATCACCTGATGGAGGCGAACCTCGGCAAGAGCGCCCGCCACGTGCTCCAGGTCCGCCGCGTGTTCGGGATCATCGGCGGCGCCTACCGCGAGGTCCTGCGGAACGGGACGCCCGAGTTCGATGTCGCCTGA